In the genome of Girardinichthys multiradiatus isolate DD_20200921_A chromosome 7, DD_fGirMul_XY1, whole genome shotgun sequence, one region contains:
- the LOC124871835 gene encoding bromodomain adjacent to zinc finger domain protein 2B isoform X3 has translation MDPKKWPAPPPSAPPSFQKVSSVPSSSPAPPQTVPIKYSPVPGPEDRIPVVILGQTYQTVSELPNMHSCPTFGLFTSSSSSSEFGDQANLGLSTLPMHTQLQAFSELWRPTEMDNSRAAALFHPLLGLHPFFVPAFQTHNPADSQLNISGVNGWSTSLPDKILNISQLQAKEKEKTQNNLSCSQKSFGDHLQNQTTILTAKGKDLMKIQLEMPRLIGSLSGSLSESSSEETTSDSDNMEKDEEDLSSNSNESDSEKEIPVKKKHLTPNASESKEKGPFAGDENACQESLCHSVPVTSSDRLQSHSHPFGLPTCTTLFFQSARPAEQKSQQHTSVIHPTGLAIDNISLAQSHSKACRSHSNPDPKPILSRYKSTQTPPRHQIPSSLPNQRATSKHLCAGLLKPLITKPYTLLASEQSSHECKALLPQSKMEHPVDCIKDSNKNSPYESLLHLEKRKKKKFVHLMGSVKKASSVGPRNQICDPNQFLNPHPHRAISTACQDAPLALMTKPGIQTSSPNSRPLLAATSPPYLTPINLSTGTNEMSDTSASPLKTSAPSGLVPESIKFASVLHGGWKPAEISSCRKPVDLTKSWPDFHSSKASENSSGDDEDEDEDEENGVGKDSGSSLSDSESNPESDAGDHRTFFVPEAHTDADRSALKPAEASLSSLNVSSNCYLLNLQVTKPSGQHGNPLPSLTFATTPGSKKRRRVTDERVLQLPLKFGWQRETRMRTVAGRLQGEVTYLAPCGKKLRQYPDVVKYLVRHGITDISRDNFSFSTKIKVGNFYEGREGPKGLQWSLMAEEDIAHCIIAMDGRRSRQTKSKDQPTANDTEAKYDPVNDGEPHLQDVTDAKLLRKLEAQEMARQAAQIKMRKLRKQAIEQATKEAKKQQAIMAAEERRKRREEMKIIKQQEKIKRIQHIRMEKELRAQQVLEAKRKKKEAAANLKMLEADKRNKEREIRKLQSVIQKQEQERYRLDMEKERRRQHMILMKAVEAQKKAEEKERLKKEKKEEKQLNKKKKLELRKLELTKAKELMKPKEDMCLADHKPLPDLSCIPGLILPGKTFSDCLMVLQFVRNFGTVLKLGCSSNQLTISNLQDGLLNIGKSLQMVQHLLVSMVSAAVNDPGIPAGHKCKTLLGDHLTNVEINRDNVSEILQIYMEAHCEQTEVAALACSLQTKAFQAHSPSEKATMLAFLVNELCCSKAVIGKIDKNIDYMTNLRKDKWVLEGKLRKLRNIHAKTTETSYSNVGEEKNHTFNSYIVQNKCKGKNGDSEEEEDQNEDGEDQGEDYDVEDDELRGKKKKKAELCEGEETTTHSGDISELETKIQETCKLHSEISQKLFEASHSLRSMMVGEDRYRRHYWLLPQCGGIFIEGVENGWEEFEKEGGRQRASVCVKEEQQEEISEPRTENIKTKAGCQQNNDGVLLQKSLSKLSEVLEAATMDRDSNINLQKIHPTEGSVTEPYQSYFTPQTDKTSVSSVLSAAQLENNCLTCSPPSILPYDQPSSILGEKNNEWFSLLPRSPCDGSYVVSNTSRPAFCSSSQLVRTKPSLFLFSNTPKKNTKAGNNRLQSAVSELDLTSQEAEGNRDEDLCLADCNSVNKSETTEPLSNRPTCASFPAQEVAKTQDFICPQPVPEEMLRGWWRISDMENLHSLVSALHSRGIRERVLQKQIQKNVEHMTQIYANSTNEFDTKSPEMHKMSREIFEGWCVEQRAMEVDTSLLLQVEALEKNVISADLHIQGWMPCKPKSEGEDLVCFEHKPSSSVSVENKKLKEMQQENLPDFLKQRSNNRLDRAVSRLADLERNIERRNKEEVATGMRQWHKALGQVRSSAQLSLCIQHLQKYVVWKRDDVTVRRQLCQKGDNEELLLFCDGCNRRCHNYCHNPKITMVPAGDWFCSFCESGQIPPSRKQQSQTAGEKQKGSEVKQNGKPSVMGDLFSERVARSNNGPKRGPNEFKKRKGEDSSQAKYDGPVPCAKKAKTPKDSSNELAVCRVLLADLEAHQDAWPFLSPVRHKSVPGYRKVIKKPMDFSTIKEKLTNNLYLNLENFIVDVNLVFDNCQRFNEDDSEIGRAGHRMRRFFDKRWAELLHF, from the exons GATCTCATGAAAATACAGCTAGAGATGCCTAGATTAATTGGCTCTCTGTCAGGATCCTTGTCAGAAAGCTCCAGTGAAGAAACCACCAGTGATTCTGACAATATGGAGAAAGATGAAGAGGATCTAAGCAGCAACAGCAATGAGTCTGATTCTGAAAAAGAGATTCCAGTTAAAAAGAAA CATCTGACACCCAACGCTTCTGAGAGTAAAGAGAAGGGACCTTTTGCTGGTGATGAAAATGCTTGTCAAGAGAGTCTTTGTCACAGTGTTCCTGTGACTTCTTCCGATCGGCTTCAGTCCCATTCTCATCCTTTTGGTCTGCCTACTTGCACAACACTGTTTTTTCAGAGTGCCAGGCCTGCAGAGCAGAAGAGCCAGCAGCATACCAGTGTCATACATCCCACTGGACTGGCTATCGACAACATTTCTTTAGCACAGTCCCACAGCAAGGCCTGCCGTTCACACTCCAACCCAGACCCAAAGCCAATTCTGTCAAGATACAAGTCCACCCAAACACCTCCAAGGCACCAAATTCCTTCATCTCTTCCAAACCAGAGAGCCACTTCTAAACATCTTTGTGCTGGTTTGCTCAAACCTCTCATAACCAAACCATATACTCTGTTGGCCTCAGAACAGTCCTCACATGAGTGTAAAGCTTTGCTGCCACAAAGCAAGATGGAACACCCTGTCGACTGCATTAAAGACAGTAACAAAAATTCCCCATATGAAAGCTTGTTGCacctggaaaaaagaaaaaagaaaaag tttgttcatctGATGGGTTCTGTGAAGAAGGCTTCTTCTGTGGGACCCAGGAACCAAATTtg TGACCCAAATCAGTTCCTGAACCCCCACCCTCACCGAGCGATCAGCACTGCATGTCAGGATGCGCCTTTGGCCCTTATGACTAAACCTGGCATCCAGACCAGCTCTCCAAACAGCAGGCCACTCTTGGCAGCAACCAGCCCTCCCTACCTCACACCCATCAACTTAAGCACTGGCACCAATGAGATGTCGGACACATCTGCTTCGCCGCTTAAGACATCTGCTCCATCAGGACTTGTTCCAGAATCAATAAAGTTTGCTTCGGTTCTGCATGGAGGATGGAAGCCAGCAGAAATCAGCTCATGCCGAAAACCTGTAGACCTCACCAAGAGTTGGCCTGATTTCCATAGCAGTAAAGCTTCAGAGAACTCTTCAGgagatgatgaggatgaagatgaagatgaagagaaTGGTGTGGGAAAGGATTCCGGCAGTAGCCTTTCAG ACTCTGAGAGCAACCCTGAGAGTGATGCTGGGGATCATAGGACGTTCTTTGTCCCAGAAGCACACACTGATGCAGACAGGAGTGCTCTAAAGCCAGCTGAAGCCTCACTGTCCTCCCTGAACGTTTCATCCAACTGTTACCTGCTTAACCTGCAGGTTACAAAGCCTTCAGGCCAACATGGCAACCCGCTGCCATCTTTAACATTTGCAACAACACCAG GTtcgaagaagaggaggagagtcACAGATGAGAGAGTTCTGCAATTGCCTCTTAAGTTTGG ATGGCAGAGAGAGACCCGGATGAGGACTGTTGCAGGTCGCCTGCAAGGAGAGGTGACTTATTTGGCTCCATGTGGGAAAAAGCTGCGTCAGTATCCTGATGTAGTGAAG TACTTGGTCAGGCATGGAATAACAGATATTTCACGGGACAACTTCAGCTTTAGCACAAAGATTAAAGTTGGCAACTTCTATGAAGGCAGAGAAGGACCAAAG GGTTTACAGTGGTCCCTGATGGCTGAGGAAGACATTGCTCATTGCATTATAGCGATGGATGGAAGGCGCAGCCggcaaacaaaatccaaagaccAGCCTACAGCCAATGATACTGAAGCCAAATATGACCCTGTAAATGATGGTGAGCCCCACCTCCAAGATGTTACTGATGCAAAGTTATTACGTAAACTGGAGGCTCAAG aaATGGCTCGACAGGCTGCTCagataaaaatgagaaaactaaGAAAGCAGGCCATAGAACAAGCCACCAAGGAGGCAAAGAAGCAACAAG CAATAATGGCTGCTGAAGAGAGGCGGAAAAGAAGAGAGGAGATGAAGATTATCAAACAacaa GAAAAAATCAAGCGCATTCAGCACATTCGCATGGAGAAAGAACTCCGTGCACAACAAGTTCTTGAG gcaaagagaaagaaaaaagaagctgcGGCCAATCTGAAAATGTTGGAAGCTGACAAAAGAAACAAG gAGCGGGAGATCCGCAAACTTCAATCTGTCATTCAGAAGCAG GAGCAGGAGAGGTATAGGCTAGATATG GAGAAGGAAAGGCGTAGGCAGCACATGATACTCATGAAAGCTGTGGAGGCCCAAAAGAAGGCAGAG GAAAAAGAAcgtctaaaaaaagaaaagaaagaagagaaacaattaaacaagaaaaagaaactggAGCTCAGAAAACTAGAGCTGACGAAAGCTAAGGAGCTAATGAAGCCAAAGGAAGACATGTGTTTGGCAGATCACAAG CCACTTCCAGACTTGTCCTGTATACCTGGACTAATTTTACCAGGAAAAACCTTCTCTGACTGCCTGATGGTGTTGCAGTTTGTGCGTAACTTCGGAACGGTCCTAAAACTGGGATGCAGTTCAAACCAGCTCACTATAAGCAACCTTCAAGACGGTTTGCTCAACATTGGGAAGAGCTTGCAGATGGTGCAGCACCTGCTGGTGAGCATGGTGTCTGCAGCCGTGAATGATCCGGGTATACCTGCAGGGCATAAG tgcAAAACCCTGTTGGGAGACCATTTAACTAATGTGGAGATCAACCGAGACAATGTATCCGAGATCCTGCAAATCTACATGGAGGCCCACTGTGAACAGACAGAGGTGGCTGCTCTGGCCTGCAGCCTCCAAACGAAGGCATTCCAGGCTCATAGTCCATCAGAGAAGGCCACTATGCTGGCATTCTTGGTTAACGAGCTCTGCTGCAGTAAGGCTGTCATCGG CAAGATCGACAAAAACATAGATTACATGACCAACCTTAGGAAGGACAAGTGGGTTTTGGAGGGAAAGCTGCGCAA ACTGAGGAACATCCATGCAAAGACCACAGAGACAAGCTACAGCAATGTAGGAGAAGAAAAGAACCATACCTTCAACAGCTACATTGTCCAGAACAAATGTAAGGGGAAAAACGGGGACAGCGAGGAAGAAGAGGACCAGAATGAAGACGGTGAAGACCAAGGAGAAGATTATGATGTGGAAGACGATGAATTGAggggaaagaaaaagaagaaagcagAGCTGTGTGAAGGGGAG GAAACCACTACACATTCAGGAGATATTAGTGAGCTGGAGACAAAGATCCAGGAAACATGCAAG CTGCATAGTGAAATTAGTCAGAAGCTGTTTGAAGCGTCTCACTCGCTGCGCTCGATGATGGTCGGCGAAGACCGATACAGGAGGCATTACTGGCTCCTCCCACAGTGTGGGGGCATCTTCATAGAAGGTGTAGAGAATG GCTGGGAGGAGTTCGAGAAGGAGGGGGGAAGACAGAGGGCTTCTGTCTGCGTAAAGGAGGAGCAGCAGGAAGAGATCTCAGAACCGaggacagaaaatattaaaaccaaGGCGGGGtgccagcagaacaatgatggCGTTCTTCTCCAAAAATCTTTGTCTAAGCTCAGCGAAGTGCTTGAGGCAGCCACAATGGATCGAGACTCAAACATCAATCTTCAGAAGATTCATCCTACTGAGGGTTCTGTCACAGAGCCTTATCAGTCTTATTTTACCCCGCAGACAGATAAAACCTCAGTTTCATCTGTGCTCAGTGCTGCCCAGCTCGAAAATAACTGCTTGACCTGCAgtcctccatccatcctgccttaCGACCAGCCGTCCAGCATATTGGGTGAAAAAAACAACGAGTGGTTTAGCCTCCTGCCCCGATCTCCTTGTGATGGCTCTTATGTGGTCTCCAACACCAGCCGTCCAGCTTTCTGCTCCTCCTCACAACTTGTCAGGACCAAACCGTCCTTATTTCTTTTCTCTAATACCCCAAAGAAAAATACCAAAGCTGGGAACAATAGACTACAATCAGCTGTGTCTGAG CTGGATCTAACCTCCCAGGAAGCAGAGGGTAATCGAGATGAGGACCTCTGTCTGGCAGACTGCAACTCTGTCAACAAGAGTGAGACCACAGAGCCTCTGAGTAACAGGCCCACTTGTGCATCATTCCCTGCTCAAGAGGTAGCCAAGACTCAGGACTTTATTTGTCCTCAGCCAGttcctgaag AGATGCTGCGAGGCTGGTGGAGAATTTCAGACATGGAGAACCTGCATAGTCTGGTCAGTGCTCTCCACAGCCGGGGTATCAGAGAGAGGGTGCTGCAGAAACAGATCCAGAAGAATGTGGAGCATATGACCCAGATCTATGCCAACAGTACAAATG AATTTGATACAAAAAGCCCAGAAATGCATAAGATGAGCAGGGAGATCTTTGAAGGCTGGTGTGTTGAACAGCGAGCCATGGAGGTGGACACCAGTCTGTTGCTGCAGGTAGAAGCTCTGGAGAAAAATGTCATTTCCGCTGATCTACACATTCAG GGTTGGATGCCCTGTAAGCCCAAGTCAGAGGGTGAGGATTTGGTCTGTTTTGAGCACAAGCCCTCTTCTTCTGTCtctgtggaaaacaaaaaactgaaagaaatgcaACAGGAGAATCTTCCAGACTTTCTAAAGCAACGGTCCAACAATCGTCTTGACAGAGCAGTCAGCAGGCTTGCAGATCTGGAGAGGAATATTGAGCGAAG GAATAAAGAAGAGGTGGCTACTGGAATGAGACAGTGGCATAAAGCACTCGGTCAGGTCCGCAGTTCAGCCCAGCTCTCTCTCTGCATTCAGCACCTACAGAAATATGTTGTCTGGAAACGAGACGACGTGACGGTG CGCCGCCAGCTATGTCAAAAGGGAGATAATGAggaactgcttttattttgtgatGGTTGTAACAGAAGATGCCACAATTACTGCCATAATCCAAAGATCACCATGGTACCTGCTGGAGActggttttgttctttttgt GAAAGTGGTCAAATCCCTCCCAGCAGGAAGCAACAAAGCCAAACAgctggagaaaaacaaaaaggcagcGAGGTAAAACAAAACGGTAAGCCATCTGTGATGGGAGACCTCTTCAGTGAGAGGGTTGCCAGGAGCAACAATGGGCCAAAGAGAGGTCCCAATGAGTTCAAAAAGAGGAAAGGAGAAGACAGCTCCCAGGCCAAGTATGACGGCCCTGTCCCCTGCGCAAAAAAGGCCAAAACACCCAAGGACAGCAGCAATGAGCTAGCGGTTTGTCG AGTGCTGCTGGCTGATCTGGAGGCCCATCAGGATGCGTGGCCCTTTCTGAGCCCGGTCCGGCACAAATCTGTCCCTGGATACAGAAAAGTCATCAAGAAGCCAATGGACTTCTCCACAATTAAAGAAAAGCTCACCAACAACTT GTATTTAAATCTGGAGAACTTCATCGTTGATGTGAACCTGGTTTTTGATAACTGTCAAAGATTTAACGAGGACGACTCTGAGATTGGACGGGCCGGGCACAGAATGAGAAGATTTTTTGACAAACGATGGGCCGAGCTactgcatttttaa